The DNA sequence GACATGCCGTCAAGCTCTTGAAATCATGTTCAGAATCACCTAGGATGAGGAACCAAGCCCTGTGAGCGGTGCCTGACCCGGTGTGCAGGGGGAGCTCGCCTTGGCACAGCTAAGGATGGGAGCTCTTCCCCTACCTGAGTGAGGACATAGCTTTCCTCTGACAGCTTCTCAATGATGTCAAAATGATCCACGCCAGCAAGATCCATCAGGGAGACAGACCAGCCGGCTGTGCGCAGGGCCTGTGGAGAGTGCGGTGCTGGCAGGATGGACCCTGACCTCCACCCAGCCTGGACAGGGGAGCAGGAATGATGGCTTCACAAGGGCTAGCGTTCTCCCCTAAGCTGCTGTTGCCTTCAACAGCAGCCATCaccccagcagcagaaatactgcTCTGAGATGGCATATGAGCTCTTCATCCCAGCTTAGCAGGCCACGGAGCTGGGCAGGGTGTGGTGGGGGGGCTCACCTGGCCATACTCCTGCGACTGCCTGCGAAACTCTGGGGAGTCGTGCTGGGCCACAGCCACGAGCACCTCACAAGCTGCAGCCATAGGCGCTGGTGGGGTGACACACAGCATGGGGCTGTTCCGCTGGGCAACCTCCCTGGAGGAGACACCGCAGTGGCAGCTGATGCAGCTCCTCGCTCAGAGAGGGCGGCTTTGCCTGCAGGCACCCATCTCCTCGGCTGCATGCACCAGCCAGGCGGAGGGCACAGGGCTGCGCTGCGTCAGGCGCAGAGGCAGCAGGTACTCCACAGTGCAAGAGTTGTGTTGGCAGGGGCAgagcaggctgcagagctgctaaGTGCCGGCCCACAGGCTGCGCTGGCCAACCCCGTGTGTGTGCACCTTGTCACTGTCCCCACAGCATGCAGACTCACCGGCTCATCTTCAGTGCATCATTCACATAGGTGTGCAGAATGGGCTCCAGGTCGTACACGCCACtcaccagcacagctcctgcaggcagagccGCCAGCATGTGAGGGGCCCTGCGACTCAGGCCACTCTCACCACCCCGCATGAGGGACTTTCTTTGCGCCTCAGTGAGCAGCTGATGGGTGCAGGACACACACAGCCCCGGGGCAGTGTGGCCAGGAGCCCCAAGTCCTGCACTCCCAGTGCCCATGGGCTGCAGTCAGCTGAGGCAAAGCATCTCCCTTGACTCTGCAGCCCCACATGGGCAGCAAAGACAGCCTCGTCACAAGCACAGGCACCAGTTCTCCTTTTGCCTCCGTGTCTGGACACAGCAGCACTACCTTTAATATCTGGTGCCACTCCATATTCTGTCCAGTCCGTGGACAACACCATGGCTGCCAACTGGGCCCCTGCTGAGTGTCCACACAGGTAAACACCTCTGGAGAGAGGGAGTCATGAGCCAGTGCAGAGAGTGAGGCACAGCCCCTGCTGCCTCAGGACACCTCGTTCCACACAGAGGAGGTGGCACAGCGGCAAGTGCTGCTGCCCACACATGGCAGCTTGGACACATTTCTCAGTCCAGCACTCAGACCAAGGCGTCAAAGCCTTTGTCACAGAGCGGGGCTCGTGTTGCTGCCACAGCCACCGCCACGTACCAAACCACTCATGACACAGTTTGACTTGAAGGTGTGATAGTGGCTGTGGTGGTGGGGTGGAAGGGATCCACATCCCACCTGATCCCACTGTAGTGCTCCACCAGGAAGGCGAGGCTGCGCCGCACCTGCAGCACCATGATGTCCATGTGGCCTGGGAAGAGAGAGGGCAGAGTCTGGTGGGCGCGGGGCCAGCGCCAGCAGCCAGAGCCTCTGCCG is a window from the Cuculus canorus isolate bCucCan1 chromosome 18, bCucCan1.pri, whole genome shotgun sequence genome containing:
- the AFMID gene encoding kynurenine formamidase isoform X1, producing the protein MGIGTGAGPGRSVGGWRNMSTEALEEQYSPSRWSPRMGSDAVIQAHLAATAAGTQRARAGTETSLHIPYGGGEGEKLDIYLPRDTSGTFPLLVYIHGGYWQCLSKEESGFAAPPLVSQGVMVAAVGYDTAPKGHMDIMVLQVRRSLAFLVEHYSGIRGVYLCGHSAGAQLAAMVLSTDWTEYGVAPDIKGAVLVSGVYDLEPILHTYVNDALKMSREVAQRNSPMLCVTPPAPMAAACEVLVAVAQHDSPEFRRQSQEYGQAGWRSGSILPAPHSPQALRTAGWSVSLMDLAGVDHFDIIEKLSEESYVLTQVILNMISRA
- the AFMID gene encoding kynurenine formamidase isoform X3; this translates as MGIGTGAGPGRSVGGWRNMSTEALEEQYSPSRWSPRMGSDAVIQAHLAATAAGTQRARAGTETSLHIPYGGGEGEKLDIYLPRDTSGTFPLLVYIHGGYWQCLSKEESGFAAPPLVSQGVMVAAVGYDTAPKGHMDIMVLQVRRSLAFLVEHYSGIRGVYLCGHSAGAQLAAMVLSTDWTEYGVAPDIKGAVLVSGVYDLEPILHTYVNDALKMSREVAQRNSPMLCVTPPAPMAAACEVLVAVAQHDSPEFRRQSQEYGQALRTAGWSVSLMDLAGVDHFDIIEKLSEESYVLTQVILNMISRA
- the AFMID gene encoding kynurenine formamidase isoform X2, translating into MGIGTGAGPGRSVGGWRNMSTEALEEQYSPSRWSPRMGSDAVIQAHLAATAAGTQRARAGTETSLHIPYGGGEGEKLDIYLPRDTSGTFPLLVYIHGGYWQCLSKEESGFAAPPLVSQGVMVAAVGYDTAPKGRCCSAEALAAGAGPAPTRLCPLSSQATWTSWCCRCGAASPSWWSTTVGSGAVLVSGVYDLEPILHTYVNDALKMSREVAQRNSPMLCVTPPAPMAAACEVLVAVAQHDSPEFRRQSQEYGQAGWRSGSILPAPHSPQALRTAGWSVSLMDLAGVDHFDIIEKLSEESYVLTQVILNMISRA